One Drosophila santomea strain STO CAGO 1482 chromosome X, Prin_Dsan_1.1, whole genome shotgun sequence DNA segment encodes these proteins:
- the LOC120456792 gene encoding uncharacterized protein LOC120456792: MWSKVGIAGALLVMGGVLSASVVDNFAYVDRSLPVAMPKAKAFQVKQQ, encoded by the coding sequence ATGTGGTCGAAAGTTGGCATCGCCGGAGCCCTGCTCGTGATGGGCGGCGTCCTGTCCGCCAGCGTGGTGGACAACTTCGCCTACGTGGACCGCTCCCTGCCGGTGGCCATGCCCAAGGCGAAGGCCTTCCAAGTGAAGCAGCAGTGA